The stretch of DNA AGTAATTGAATAGTTGAATGGCTGCTGCTCTTGGGCAGCgtttttgggtttgggtcTCGTGTGGCACGTTCAGTGTGCCACCAACTGAGTTTAAGTTTTAGAGCCCTTTCCCCAACATCGACTGCTACCAAATTCCGCTCACGCACCGGCCCAAAAACTGAGtactttaaacaaaaaaaacacagcatcttataaaacttttttaacgtGCTATCTTTTCATCTTCATTTTCCATCTatcttggattttttttagtttaaataatttccattttcccccctTCTCTTTTCTATCCAAATAGTTTTGTATGTTTCCCGGCTCTTTTGGgaactttttcaattgaatGATGCTCTCAAGTTGGCGGGGCAGCGTAAAGAAAAAGCGATAAACCAGCTATGCAGCTTGATGAGAACTTCATTGCTGTTGACCCAgatcaataaattaaagactagttagtttttattgaaaaacaacaatatttgCTCTTTTCATTAAACAcgggaatttaatttatagttGAGTctcttaaaagttaaaaagatGGTTCTTATATTCCCAagaattttcaactttgaagAGCTTAGATATTTATACTTAAATGCAGATATTTCCTGGAATCAAACACCATAAGCTCGAGCTTACAAAAGTTAAGAGCTGATTCATGTTTTTCCAAGAAATATACGATAAATGCAAGTGCTTGCCAAAGGAAATAGAAAGTGCTTCCAGGAATTAAAGTTACAAATATAAACGCTTTTATAGCCTGTAAGCCATCAGCCTAATGACAGTTGTTGGATGAGAACCCCTTTGATATTTATCACAAAACAACCGACTGGTGAAAGTGGGCGATGGGGGGCAGGGTGCCAcaaggggcgtggcagtcaGTCATCGCTGCCATCTGCACTTCCACTCTACTTCATCCATAATTCGCAATTATCACTGGCTGGCAGCAGACAACAAAACAGACAGCAGATTGCgaaggcaaaagcaaaagcacaTTTTGGCCAACAAACTATTTTCACTTAGTGGCTGAGTTAGTGTCGGTGGGGAGTGCCCAGGATTACgtggcttttgtttttcgacCAACTGaaattgcttttgctgctgggATAGACGAGATGGCTGCGTGAGTTTTATCTGCTTGTTGTCTTAAAAATCACCAGAGAACAGGGAACACCAGTTAAGGCAATGACTTAAAGGCTTTGGATTTGTGAAGCTTtactacaaacaaaaaaagagaaaacgctatagtcgggtgccccgactatcagatacccgttactcagctaaagaaagtgcgaaggagatgaagataaaaactttgatccgccgtaactttttaacgaatggtccgatttaaatttcgataggtattgataaacaccataaaactgcatttttacttttccgaaatattgaaatttttaaaatcgtatattagcgaaagtgggcgttagagggggcgtggcacccttttgaaacaaacttgcgctgcgtaggaactcctagaatctgcatgcaaaatgtcaatcctctagcttttatagtttccgagatctcagcgttcatacagacagacagacggacagacagacggacagacggacagacggacagacggacagacggacatggctagatcgactcggctagtgatcctgatcaagaatatatatagtttatagggtcggaaacgcttccttctacctgttacatacttttgcacgaatctagtatacccttttactctacgagtaacgggtataaaaacaaaatgggatCAAATcaatatgcgcatggtaaattacTGATACTTATACGCATATCGcttttaccatgcaatactaGTAAagttgatttaatttaaaatcgcaAAAGAGAGCAATAAGCAATATATATCGAACTAATGTACCGCAAATCAAGTCAAATTGATACCACGTGATAgcaaattgatcatcgtttcatatcaagtttttttgggTATAGGTAAATAGGAATAGATATAGGTAGCAAAaagaatttattgaaaatttaatttataaatattatttattcaagaaGAACAGTTCCTTGGTCTCAATCATTCGCTTTTCGACGGGACTGGCGGTGGCCAAGCCTTTGAGAGAGGGCTTATAGCAATAGCACGGGTACACCAATCGGGTCTCAATCGTCTCGGGGGTGGCTCCTGGCTTCGGGGTAGTCGTAAACCGCAGCCTCTGGTGCCCTGGATCAgagatttaatattaatttgttatgcAGGCAGGTCACAGTGATTTGAAAATGTATAAACGTATGATAAGCCTGCGGTTTGGCTGTGTTCAatcaataatacattttaatgtatGCCTACGAATggcttttgaaattatttaaatttaatcgaTAAGCCGGCGGGCAAGCCTGATTGACAGATAAATGTGTGGCATTGAATGCTATACAGAAatctaatttaattgaaattaaattatcagTTGCATATTACAAAATGCACAATATTTTCAGGTATTTTATtggaaaattttcttaaaaatgggAAGCAAAACTCACATGATGACTGGTAGTATTGCTTTTGCCACCAACCCAACTGTCTTTTGGGCCAATCAACGCGATACAAAAAAGCCCACGTGGCTGTGAGGCCACAGAGAAGTAGAACCAGCTGCAGCCAAGGCAAGAACATAtctgtttgacaatttttcaACCAGTTTTCCGCCCTTTACGAGAGACCTTGCCTAATGGCTTCCGTAATTATTGCAAGCAGTTCTCTTTGGCCTAAGTAAGCGTTTAAAATTTAGTTACACACAGCGGCGTGGGGATGCGATGCTCTGATGCTCTATCCCAGAGCTATTTCCGCTGGCAGGTGGGCTGGCAGCCAGcgttttcaaaatttaattaaagcaatcAATTATAAAGTTGGGGCTCCCCATCACTTCTGCCCCCTCACACATGCCTACTTAACGTTCGATGACTTTGCACGCTCAATAAATTTCACACGCAGCCAGTGGGAAAATTCACAGAGTCTGGGGTCAGAGGGTCAGGAGTTCGGAGGCTGCTCCTCTTGAGGACAGGACCTCCAA from Drosophila takahashii strain IR98-3 E-12201 chromosome 2R, DtakHiC1v2, whole genome shotgun sequence encodes:
- the LOC108058538 gene encoding uncharacterized protein, encoding MFLPWLQLVLLLCGLTATWAFLYRVDWPKRQLGWWQKQYYQSSWHQRLRFTTTPKPGATPETIETRLVYPCYCYKPSLKGLATASPVEKRMIETKELFFLNK